From Pristiophorus japonicus isolate sPriJap1 chromosome 1, sPriJap1.hap1, whole genome shotgun sequence, a single genomic window includes:
- the stard4 gene encoding stAR-related lipid transfer protein 4 isoform X3, translating to MHYTTAGQLWNVIAPREFIDFSYTTDYQDGLLSCGVSVEYEEKRPNFVRGFNHPCGWFCIPLKSDPDHSLLTGFIQTDLRGMLPQTIVDSAMANSLINFYNELRNALKT from the exons ATGCATTACACCACAGCAGGACAGTTGTGGAATGTCATTGCCCCAAGAGAGTTCATCGACTTCTCTTATACCACAGATTACCAGGATGGGCTGCTGTCTTGTG GAGTCAGTGTTGAATATGAGGAGAAACGACCTAATTTTGTTCGTGGATTTAATCACCCATGTGGATGGTTTTGCATTCCTTTGAAGAGTGACCCTGACCACAGCCTCTTGACTGGCTTTATTCAGACTGATTTACGAGGAATGCTGCCACAGACTATAGTGGACTCTGCAATGGCAAATTCATTAATCAACTTCTATAATGAACTCCGGAATGCTTTGAAAACTTAG